DNA sequence from the Pedobacter schmidteae genome:
ATAATATTCACGAACAATAGTACTTATATAATTGATGATAATAAAAAACTTTAAATCACTTCTTGATTTGGCAATCTCCAATAACAAATGAAGCCCCTTATTTATTGGCGTTCCTCCGCTCAGATACAGAAAAGTCTTATTTCTCGACTCCTTTGTCTTAATCGGCAAATCTGAAAATGCATTTAAAATATTATTGTTTAATGAATAAGTCCGTCTTTTGAAGGTATTTTCAAAATGTTCAAAAACGTAACCATGAGCTAAAATAATGGCAAAATCTGAATCAAATAAAGTATAATAGCTACAATCTTTCAAGACCAATCCTTCTTCTGCCCGCCACAATCCGGTAAGTGAATGGAACTCTCTTATCGATTTTAAACTCTGTTCATTATTGAGATAATGATGCGCGCCAGTTACAAAATATGCTCTGGGAATTGACCTATTCTCATGGTAAAATGAAAGTTCAAATGGCTCCCCAAAACCAAAAATAACATCGTATTTGTTATAGTCGATTTTAAATTTTTCATAAAAATCATATACATCAACGTTATATCCCATTTCAGAAAAACCCTCTGCTATTACATGTGAAGTCAGATAATTTTGATGTCTAAATTCATTAACCGTTTTAAAGGGAGCAGTTATATACGAAATCAGAACACGTTTTTGATATTCGGTTTTGTATAAATTTATTATCGCCTGACTAACTGGCTCGCGCTCTCCAAGAGCTCTTTTAACACGTTTAAGGATACTGCGTTTTATATTCATTTATATAAATCAAAAGTTAAAATTACACCTAATAATGAGGAAATCAAAAATATTGACTCCCCAAAAAAAGACAGATACTTTTAGAGTAATGCTCATAAGTTTTAAACATAAATGTATATAACTGTTTCGAGAGCAGCCTCTTTCTTTATTCATTTATTTGTAATGCTGACTTCTAGATCTTATTATATAATGGGTTTTAGCAAATTATATTGAAAACCTTAAGTTTAGTAAAACAGCAAAACACCAAATGTCAGAGCTATGGTCTCATTAAACCTGGGAGATCGCATCTCCATAATACCTACACGCTGACTCGTTAACGATCGGAAATAGGATCCATTTACTGAGCAGCCCAAATTACTAACTATTCTATAGTGCATTCCAGTGCTAACCATCCAACCAAATTCCGAACGACGGTCGTATTGATTAAAAATGCTCTTATAACTGACGTGTTCTGCTTTTATTAGTTCTGTTCCTTCGGAACTAGTGGATATCTCAAAAGCATTAGGTGCAGTTCCATTTATTTTACTTGTTAGCCAATAAGCATAATATATGCCGATAGAATTTGACAATATTAATTTCTTAGAAATATTCAGTCTACCGCCTATTCCAAAAGGAAGCTGTAAATAGTTATTGTTTATATCTTGATAAATCACATTACCATTTATAATACGATAGTTCTTTTTTATCATACCAGGTGAACTTTCAAGGTACAACCAATTGTTGATGTGAGTAGACAGGGTAAGCTGAACAACCTCTCCATATCCCGCCGTATAGACAAGCCTATTCTTATCTGAATTGAAATCTAACCTATTGTGCGTGGCTCCCACTTGAATGCCAATACTTGTTTGAGCAACAAGTCGCAAAACATTGATTATCAAACAGAAAACAACAAGACAGAGCTGCTTAGTAACGTCCATTGATATGATGTATAGCCAATTCAAGTTGAATATCCTTACCCTTTGATAATTGTTCAAAATTAAATTGAGAAAAGATATCTGGAGTCAATCCAACTCCTTCATAAAACACCCCATTAGCTCCCTTAAACTCAACAGCAGAAGTTGTAACTGTTAGGAACGTACCAACTTGAAAAGAACCTGAATTGAAAATATCTGGATCTGAAAGTAATCCGGTCGCACCAAATGTCTGTTCGCCTATAAATACATTTGTTTTTGATCTTAATGCAAGAATCATAATTTCCGATAATGACGCTGTATAGTTATCACCCAGCAATATGATAGGGACATCCAGCTGGAAATCTCTATCATGCTTCAGTCTAGCCTCTAACCACGGCAAGTAATTCAACTTACCTGTTCCCATTTTGCTTCTACTATAACCAAATAATACATCTCTATTGATTAATTTTCCTGCTAAAAAGTTAAGATCTCCAAGATCTCCACCACTGTTATCCCGTAAATCAAGTATAACACCTTTGGGCTTCGCCCGATCTCTAATTGCAGAAAAAAAAGAATTTAAAATCTGCTTAATTTGATTATGCCCCTCAGAAAAATAAGACCTTTTCAAAGCAAAAAAATTACAATGAAAATATCGGATATCACCTCCTATAGTACCAGTTGTCGCTCTGATCGGAACTCCGTTCTGAGAAATATTCCCGACTCCTGAAAAAAAACCTTTATCTAAATAAGTTTGAACAACACTATTGTAACTATATCTGCTACGATAGGCTTCTTGACTTACTTTCCTACTTAAAGCGGGATTAATCACCGTTCCTGATAGTGGAGCTTCGTTAAAAGTAATACTAAAATGATGATCAATAAGCTTCCCAGTAAGATCTTCAAAGTAAGACAAAGCCTTTGTTTTATCCTCGTCGTTATTACCAAGTTCATCGAACTTTGGCTTATATATTTTATATACAGAATCCCAATTCGTAGTTTCCTTATCCCAAAACAAATACCTCTCATTCATTTCCAACCAAAAATGAGCGAATATATCGCTTAAACTTTTTGGCTGACTATCTAAATCAATAACCGTCTCCTTTTTACAGGAGTTAAAAAGTAAACCTATGGCTAAAACAAAAAAAAGTGTCTTGCAAAAACAAACAAAATCAACTTTACTGATCCTGTCTAATAACTTATTGAGCACTTTGAGCATTAACAAAATTGTCTACAAATTGAGAAAATAATTACTATAGTCTAATTTTTCTTTTTACAATCTTTAAAAAAAAATATATTTGCCAATGTAACAATTAACAGCTCAAACATCAAAATAAAAAACGCTCCAATTGTCCCTCTATTATATTAACGCTTTAAACTCCAAAATCTATTCGGCACTATTGAATATATTTTAATTCAAAATAGGTTCGTAAATCGAAATAATCAATTATATAAATTAATGCTAATATGAAAAAAAATCTAAAATTTGCTTGCCTGGTGGTAGGTGTGACAGCTCTTATGACAAGTTGCAAGAAAAAAGAACCTATAGATTCCAGTATGAAGGTTCAGTCTATGGTCAATAGCAAGGCCAGTGCCGGAGATGGAAAATGGGATCGTCTGGGCTATGGTGTAGATGTGACCAAGGACCTTCTGGGGCAAAATACTGTGTCCGATGTCGGCATTTTTGACTTAGTACAATTTGAGCAGGATTACGCACCCGATAGGTATCTTAGCAAAAGTACTACAACGAGTGGTAGCCACGAATTCTATGCAGGAGCATCTGCTTTAGACTACGTGAAAGATGTCAACACTAAAAAAAGGTTTGCTTTTGGTGCTGATCTTACCTTACCAATTGATTCAACCAAATTTAATTTTAGTGGAAGCATCGAAAAAAACACATCTGATCAAAACGCTTATACATATTCTACGAAGTTTTCATACGCAACATATGAATCAATTCTACGTACAAAGAGAGTATATTTTACCGGCGATGCCTCAATGAGCTTGTTAATGCAGTACTTAACTCCGGATTTCATCAACAACGTGGCAAATCAAAGCGCAGAATATTTAGTACAAAGATATGGTACTCATGTGATGATGGATATAACTATTGGAGGCTGCTTAAGGTTTAATCATAGTACTGCGTCAGTAAGTGAAGCCAATTCCACTAGCAAAACAAAAACAGTAAAGGGGGGATTAAAATTTATCGTCACCAAAATACTCGGCATTAATTATGATCAAGAGACTACACAAACCGAAATCAACAAAGCCATGACGGAAACCCGCAATAGGCAGTTTACACTTAAATTCTTCGGAGGAACTACAACTGGCAGAACCGTAAACTTTGATCAGGCCGGCAACACTTCAGAAACTATAAATATCGGAGCATGGGAACAAAGCGTTAGTCAGAATAATGCTGCTTTACTTGAAGTAAACAAGGCTGTTTTTCTTTATGAATTTATAACTGACCCTGTAAAAAAACAACAGGTAAAGGCTGCTATTGAAAATCATATAACAAATAGTCAGATAAAACTTTCACCACAAGAGGTCTATGAGTTTGCTACACCACTATTTAACGGTAAACACGCCAATTCTTTAGATCAGAATATGCATATAGTATTTGCTGGTGGAGGATGGCATCCCAATGG
Encoded proteins:
- a CDS encoding S41 family peptidase — translated: MLKVLNKLLDRISKVDFVCFCKTLFFVLAIGLLFNSCKKETVIDLDSQPKSLSDIFAHFWLEMNERYLFWDKETTNWDSVYKIYKPKFDELGNNDEDKTKALSYFEDLTGKLIDHHFSITFNEAPLSGTVINPALSRKVSQEAYRSRYSYNSVVQTYLDKGFFSGVGNISQNGVPIRATTGTIGGDIRYFHCNFFALKRSYFSEGHNQIKQILNSFFSAIRDRAKPKGVILDLRDNSGGDLGDLNFLAGKLINRDVLFGYSRSKMGTGKLNYLPWLEARLKHDRDFQLDVPIILLGDNYTASLSEIMILALRSKTNVFIGEQTFGATGLLSDPDIFNSGSFQVGTFLTVTTSAVEFKGANGVFYEGVGLTPDIFSQFNFEQLSKGKDIQLELAIHHINGRY
- a CDS encoding MAC/perforin domain-containing protein; translation: MKKNLKFACLVVGVTALMTSCKKKEPIDSSMKVQSMVNSKASAGDGKWDRLGYGVDVTKDLLGQNTVSDVGIFDLVQFEQDYAPDRYLSKSTTTSGSHEFYAGASALDYVKDVNTKKRFAFGADLTLPIDSTKFNFSGSIEKNTSDQNAYTYSTKFSYATYESILRTKRVYFTGDASMSLLMQYLTPDFINNVANQSAEYLVQRYGTHVMMDITIGGCLRFNHSTASVSEANSTSKTKTVKGGLKFIVTKILGINYDQETTQTEINKAMTETRNRQFTLKFFGGTTTGRTVNFDQAGNTSETINIGAWEQSVSQNNAALLEVNKAVFLYEFITDPVKKQQVKAAIENHITNSQIKLSPQEVYEFATPLFNGKHANSLDQNMHIVFAGGGWHPNGQPFKAYSIPHNGAIPIYQFGNASNNDRYLTPHSNFNVPNYTKAGIIFYAYAYQAPGTIPIYQFYLAQGGPDHFYHPDVNIIAPFAGWQFDGIAFYAFPN
- a CDS encoding outer membrane beta-barrel protein, translating into MDVTKQLCLVVFCLIINVLRLVAQTSIGIQVGATHNRLDFNSDKNRLVYTAGYGEVVQLTLSTHINNWLYLESSPGMIKKNYRIINGNVIYQDINNNYLQLPFGIGGRLNISKKLILSNSIGIYYAYWLTSKINGTAPNAFEISTSSEGTELIKAEHVSYKSIFNQYDRRSEFGWMVSTGMHYRIVSNLGCSVNGSYFRSLTSQRVGIMEMRSPRFNETIALTFGVLLFY
- a CDS encoding glycosyltransferase family 1 protein, producing the protein MNIKRSILKRVKRALGEREPVSQAIINLYKTEYQKRVLISYITAPFKTVNEFRHQNYLTSHVIAEGFSEMGYNVDVYDFYEKFKIDYNKYDVIFGFGEPFELSFYHENRSIPRAYFVTGAHHYLNNEQSLKSIREFHSLTGLWRAEEGLVLKDCSYYTLFDSDFAIILAHGYVFEHFENTFKRRTYSLNNNILNAFSDLPIKTKESRNKTFLYLSGGTPINKGLHLLLEIAKSRSDLKFFIIINYISTIVREYYADLFELPNISLHVNIPMNSDEMRGAVASCSYCISPSYIDGLPGGTIEPMSAGLIPIVSKYCGFPTKDFIFEMDELSVDGLHRTINKVLSLDDQEYVNYSNAVKSYSCEQYAPVEVKKELTRILKGEGL